A stretch of Myxococcus hansupus DNA encodes these proteins:
- a CDS encoding peptide chain release factor 3 → MTNELHREVARRRTFAIISHPDAGKTTLTEKLLLYGGAIHLAGSVKAKKARRHATSDWMELEKERGISVTSSVLQFSYRDHAVNLLDTPGHQDFSEDTYRTLAAADAAVMLIDAAKGVEPQTKKLFKVCRLRGIPIFTFVNKLDRYGREPLELMNELEQVLGIRSYPMNWPIGMGPEFRGVYDRQARVVHVFAAEGSHGESEVAERSVSIDSDEIKTVLTDTELAKLHEDIELLDIGGDEFTREKSDAGQLTPMFFGSAMTNFGVRPFLDAFLDLAPAPTSRQTTQGEREPTNPKFAGFVFKIQANMDPAHRDRIAFMRVVSGRYVKGMSAFHSRLGKEVRLAKPSQFMAAERTSIEDAWPGDVIGLFDPGQYRIGDTLAEGTGVEFEGVPRFSPEFFAVVRSRDPLRRKQMEKGLEQLSEEGTVQIFQQLQMGMKDPIVGVVGALQFEVLQYRLEHEYGAKIALDRLPFSHARWVVGPNFDPKSFDWEGNRQTVQDRDGLPLVLFRDDWALQHAEDKHPDLKFLSEAPQLRQVAEMVLGS, encoded by the coding sequence ATGACGAACGAGCTCCACAGGGAGGTCGCCCGGCGGCGCACCTTCGCGATCATCTCCCACCCCGACGCGGGCAAGACGACCCTCACCGAGAAGCTGCTGCTCTACGGCGGCGCCATCCACCTGGCCGGAAGCGTGAAGGCCAAGAAAGCGCGGCGGCACGCCACGTCCGACTGGATGGAGCTGGAGAAGGAGCGCGGTATCTCCGTCACCTCGTCCGTCCTCCAGTTCAGCTACCGCGACCACGCGGTGAACCTGCTGGACACCCCGGGTCACCAGGACTTCTCCGAGGACACCTACCGCACCCTGGCCGCGGCGGACGCGGCGGTGATGCTCATCGACGCCGCCAAAGGCGTGGAGCCGCAGACCAAGAAGCTCTTCAAGGTCTGCCGCCTGCGGGGCATCCCCATCTTCACCTTCGTCAACAAGCTGGACCGCTACGGCCGCGAGCCGTTGGAGTTGATGAACGAGCTGGAGCAGGTGCTCGGCATCCGCTCCTACCCGATGAACTGGCCCATTGGCATGGGGCCCGAGTTCCGCGGCGTCTACGACCGGCAGGCCCGCGTCGTTCACGTCTTCGCCGCCGAGGGCTCGCACGGCGAGTCGGAAGTGGCAGAGCGCTCCGTCTCCATCGACTCGGATGAAATCAAGACGGTCCTCACCGACACGGAGCTGGCGAAGCTGCACGAGGACATCGAACTGCTCGACATCGGCGGTGACGAGTTCACCCGCGAGAAGAGCGACGCGGGGCAGCTCACGCCCATGTTCTTCGGCAGCGCGATGACGAACTTCGGCGTGCGCCCCTTCCTGGACGCCTTCCTGGACCTGGCCCCCGCGCCCACGTCGCGCCAGACGACGCAGGGCGAGCGCGAGCCCACGAACCCGAAGTTCGCCGGCTTCGTCTTCAAGATTCAGGCGAACATGGACCCCGCGCACCGCGACCGCATCGCGTTCATGCGCGTGGTCAGCGGCCGTTACGTGAAGGGCATGAGCGCCTTCCACTCGCGCCTGGGCAAGGAAGTCCGTCTGGCCAAGCCGAGCCAGTTCATGGCCGCCGAGCGCACCTCCATCGAGGACGCGTGGCCGGGGGACGTCATCGGCCTGTTCGACCCGGGGCAGTACCGCATCGGCGACACGCTGGCGGAGGGCACGGGCGTGGAGTTCGAGGGCGTGCCCCGCTTCAGCCCGGAGTTCTTCGCCGTGGTCCGCAGCCGCGACCCGCTCCGCCGCAAGCAGATGGAGAAGGGCCTGGAGCAGCTCTCCGAGGAGGGCACGGTCCAGATCTTCCAGCAGCTCCAGATGGGCATGAAGGACCCCATCGTCGGCGTGGTCGGCGCGCTCCAGTTCGAAGTGCTCCAGTACCGGTTGGAGCACGAGTACGGGGCGAAGATCGCCCTGGACCGGCTCCCCTTCAGCCACGCGCGCTGGGTGGTGGGGCCCAACTTCGACCCCAAGTCGTTTGACTGGGAAGGAAATCGCCAGACGGTGCAGGACCGGGACGGCCTGCCGCTGGTGCTCTTCCGGGACGACTGGGCGCTCCAGCACGCCGAGGACAAACACCCGGACCTGAAGTTCCTCTCGGAGGCCCCGCAGCTCCGGCAGGTCGCCGAGATGGTCCTGGGCTCCTGA